The segment GATACTTCTTTTCCAAATTTTATTTTATACAAAAAAAGTTTTTCGTTAAGTTTGCAGATTATTAATGATAATGAAATTTCTTCTATTAATCAAAAGTGGATGAATAAATCTGGGTCAACTGATGTTTTATCTTTCCCAATTATTTCTGATGAAGATACTACTAAAGATTTAAATTTTATTGAATTAGGAGATTTATTTATATCCTTAGAAACTGCTTTTAAACAATCCTTAGAATTTAATCATTCTATTAAAAAAGAAATGCTCTGGTTAGCAAGTCATGGATTATTACATCTTTTGGGATGGGAACATAATGATGATTATGAATTAGATAATATGTTAAATTTTCAAGAATATTTAATTTCAAAATTAGATTGAAAGATTTATTAATTAACTATAAATGAAGAGGAAAGCAAAACTTTTAAAAAGTAGAAGAAGGTCATATAGGACATCTAAAAATGTTTTAATAAGTTTTAGATACGCTTTTAATGGGATTAAATATACATTTAAAAATTCAAGAAATTTTAAAATTCAAGTTCTTTTTGCTTTTTTTAGTTTAATCATAGGTTCTATTCTTCAACTTGATAAAAGCGATTATTTGATTATGCTGGGGACTATTTTTTCTGTATTGACTTTAGAAATAATAAATACATCAATCGAATCTTTAGTTGATCTAGTGATTAAAAAAAAGTTTAGTAATCTTGCTAAAATCGCAAAGGACTGTTCAGCAGGTGCTGTATTATTAGCTTCAATTAATTCTGTTATTATTGGTCTATGCTTATTTATTCCTAAAATGAAGTTATTATTTTTAAATTGAAAAAGATATGTTTCTAGTTATTGATAATTATGATAGTTTTACTTATAACCTTGTTCAATACTTGGGAGAACTTTCAGTAGAACATAATATAACAAAAGAATTATTAGTAAAAAGAAATGATGAAATTACTTTAGAAGAAATAAGACATATTAATCCTGATGGTATTTTATTGTCTCCTGGTCCAGGGAATCCAGATCAGTCAGGTATTTGTCTGGCTATTCTCCAAAACTTATCAAAGGAAATTCC is part of the Prochlorococcus marinus subsp. pastoris str. CCMP1986 genome and harbors:
- the ybeY gene encoding rRNA maturation RNase YbeY, giving the protein MYQKDLYDLQIDLVFKCNDFSNLSNHFINKSDNIIFESGFWEEVLLCWIKIILDEKDTSFPNFILYKKSFSLSLQIINDNEISSINQKWMNKSGSTDVLSFPIISDEDTTKDLNFIELGDLFISLETAFKQSLEFNHSIKKEMLWLASHGLLHLLGWEHNDDYELDNMLNFQEYLISKLD
- a CDS encoding diacylglycerol kinase family protein gives rise to the protein MKRKAKLLKSRRRSYRTSKNVLISFRYAFNGIKYTFKNSRNFKIQVLFAFFSLIIGSILQLDKSDYLIMLGTIFSVLTLEIINTSIESLVDLVIKKKFSNLAKIAKDCSAGAVLLASINSVIIGLCLFIPKMKLLFLN